Proteins encoded together in one Dermacentor variabilis isolate Ectoservices chromosome 2, ASM5094787v1, whole genome shotgun sequence window:
- the LOC142572794 gene encoding tubulin gamma-1 chain-like yields MPREMIMLQLGQCGNQIGFEFWKKLCAEHGINPEGVLENFATDGIDRKDVFFYQADDQHYIPRAVLLDLEPRVINTIMNSPYAKLYNQENVYLSQSGGGAGNNWAVGYSQGERLHEDVFDIIEREADGSDSLEGFVLCHSIAGGTGSGMGSYILEHLNDRFPKKLIQTYSVFPNQDEMSDVVVQPYNSMLTLNRLTQNADSVVVLDNAALNQIAVDRLHIENPSFAHINTLVSTIMSVSTTTLRYPSYMNNNLIGLVAPLIPTPKLHFLMTGYTPLTTDHEASAPSVRKTTVLDVMRRLLQPKNMMVSIGHDRSASHCYISILNIIQGEVDPTQVHKSLQRIRERKLVQFIPWGPASIQVALSRKSPYVQTQHRVSGLMLANHTGITSLFQRTLQQFDKLRKREAFLEQFRKEPMFQDSLDELDGSRDVVQGLVDEYLAATKADYLSWVSRQSTVAPK; encoded by the exons ATGCCACGGGAGATGATTATGCTACAGCTCGGCCAATGTGGCAATCAAA TTGGCTTCGAATTTTGGAAGAAGCTGTGTGCCGAGCACGGCATCAACCCAG AGGGAGTACTAGAAAACTTCGCAACTGACGGCATAGACAGGAAAGACGTCTTTTTTTACCAG GCCGACGATCAGCATTACATTCCTCGTGCGGTGCTTCTAGATCTTGAACCACGAGTAATCAACACGATAATGAATTCACCGTATGCCAAGCTGTACAACCAGGAGAACGTCTATCTCTCGCAGTCTGGAGGAGGCGCCGGAAACAACTGGGCTGTCGGCTACTCACAG GGCGAACGTCTCCATGAGGATGTTTTTGACATCATTGAAAGAGAGGCTGATGGCAGCGACTCTCTGGAAGGCTTTGTACTGTGCCACTCAATTGCTGGCGGAACAGGATCTGGAATGGGCTCGTACATTCTCGAACACCTCAACGACAG GTTTCCGAAGAAGTTGATCCAGACATACTCGGTGTTCCCGAATCAGGATGAAATGAGCGACGTGGTGGTCCAGCCGTACAACTCGATGCTCACTCTAAATAGGCTTACACAGAATGCGGACTCAGTAGTTGTCCTCGACAATGCCGCTCTCAACCAGATTGCAGTTGACCGGCTGCATATTGAAAACCCATCTTTTGCTCACATCAACACACTG GTGTCAACAATCATGTCTGTGAGCACTACAACCCTTCGGTATCCCAGCTACATGAATAACAACCTCATTGGTCTGGTGGCACCCCTGATCCCAACACCAAAGCTTCACTTCCTGATGACAGGCTACACACCTCTCACAACTGACCATGAGGCAAGT GCACCCAGTGTCCGCAAGACGACTGTGCTTGACGTCATGAGGCGGCTGCTGCAGCCAAAGAACATGATGGTTTCCATCGGGCACGATCGCTCGGCCAGCCATTGCTACATCAGCATCCTCAACATCATCCAGGGCGAGGTGGATCCGACACAG GTTCACAAGAGTTTGCAGAGGATCCGTGAGCGCAAGCTGGTGCAGTTCATCCCCTGGGGCCCCGCCAGCATCCAGGTGGCACTGTCTCGGAAGTCGCCATACGTCCAGACGCAGCACAGGGTCAGCGGGCTCATGCTTGCCAACCACACGGGAATCACCTCG CTGTTCCAGCGCACATTGCAGCAGTTCGACAAGCTGCGCAAGCGAGAGGCCTTCCTGGAGCAGTTCCGCAAGGAGCCCATGTTCCAGGACAGCCTGGACGAGCTGGACGGCTCGCGCGACGTCGTCCAGGGCTTGGTCGACGAGTATTTGGCAGCCACAAAAGCAGACTACCTCTCATGGGTCTCGCGTCAG TCAACCGTGGCACCAAAGTGA